A window of the Mycobacterium sp. 050128 genome harbors these coding sequences:
- a CDS encoding tyrosine-type recombinase/integrase, whose translation MPGTTPQPNGSPIAYPGWFNDFLADSAIRKPSPHTAKAYRQDFEAIATLVAGSAEDVLQLKATEINKATLRAAFAVYAETHSPASIRRCWSTWNTLCTFLFTAELLDANPMPLIGRPKVPKSLPKSYRTETVTDLVAAIDAEQGSARRNDWPERDRAIVFTSLLAGLRAEELICADIGDIRRTDDGGGVLHVHGKGNKDRRIPFSRELLDVLEQYLNSRASRFPQERKRSPSADVFARFSVKAPLFLGANGERITRGTLQYRILRAFKKAGINSERSSGALVHGLRHTFATELANANVSVYALMKLLGHESMITSQRYVDGAGADTRSAAELNPLYGLLSLIERESEMPNTEDAKNSRVR comes from the coding sequence GTGCCTGGAACGACGCCGCAACCGAACGGATCCCCTATCGCTTACCCGGGATGGTTCAACGACTTCCTGGCTGATAGCGCGATCCGGAAGCCGTCACCGCACACCGCGAAGGCCTATCGTCAAGACTTCGAAGCGATCGCCACGCTCGTGGCCGGCTCGGCCGAAGATGTGCTGCAGCTCAAAGCGACCGAGATAAACAAGGCGACTCTACGTGCGGCGTTCGCTGTTTACGCCGAAACCCACTCTCCCGCCTCGATACGACGCTGCTGGTCCACGTGGAACACCTTGTGCACCTTCCTGTTCACAGCGGAACTCCTCGACGCCAACCCCATGCCGCTCATCGGACGGCCGAAAGTGCCCAAGTCCCTTCCGAAGAGCTATCGCACCGAAACTGTCACCGACCTGGTCGCCGCGATCGATGCCGAGCAGGGATCCGCGCGACGCAACGACTGGCCCGAACGCGACCGCGCCATCGTCTTCACCTCCCTCTTGGCCGGCCTACGGGCTGAGGAACTCATTTGCGCAGATATTGGCGACATCCGCCGTACCGACGACGGCGGCGGCGTCCTGCATGTCCACGGCAAAGGCAACAAGGACCGCCGAATACCTTTCAGCAGAGAGCTTCTCGACGTTTTGGAGCAGTATCTCAACAGCCGCGCCTCCCGCTTTCCACAGGAACGCAAGCGCTCACCGAGCGCGGACGTATTCGCCAGATTCTCTGTGAAGGCTCCGCTCTTTCTCGGGGCCAACGGTGAACGGATCACACGCGGGACGCTGCAATACCGAATCCTGCGGGCCTTCAAGAAAGCCGGCATCAACAGCGAACGATCATCGGGTGCTCTGGTGCACGGGCTGCGCCACACCTTCGCCACCGAACTCGCCAATGCAAATGTGAGCGTCTACGCGCTAATGAAGCTGCTTGGCCACGAATCGATGATCACCTCACAGCGCTACGTCGATGGCGCCGGCGCCGACACCCGCTCCGCCGCCGAACTCAACCCGCTCTACGGCCTCCTATCCTTAATCGAACGCGAGTCTGAGATGCCAAACACCGAGGACGCCAAGAACTCTCGTGTTAGATAA
- a CDS encoding threonine ammonia-lyase, whose translation MAISHPAAEGPVLLTSRPCRRLQRHDPQQLADKGSPAVVCGSAGNLGQALAWSGRARGLEVTVVASRFAPAVKLDRIRALGARLELVDGDNEMARARAAAIARHDGIGLLDDSLDIETCEGAATIGLELVEAVSPFDAVLIALGGGALATGIGHVMKALAPDVEVICVQPAGAPAMTRSWRQRHVVTTDSTDTIADAVAGRCPIPEVLNDLLLVGDDAVLVQEASIIAAMRVLLEDAGLVVEPAAALGIAAILEDRDRFAGRHVVTIVCGSNVDMDAYCRWVDAAAIHRP comes from the coding sequence TTGGCGATTTCTCATCCTGCCGCCGAAGGACCCGTCCTCCTCACATCCCGACCATGTCGGCGTCTACAACGTCATGACCCGCAACAGCTAGCCGACAAGGGCTCGCCCGCGGTGGTGTGTGGCAGCGCGGGCAACCTCGGGCAAGCCCTGGCTTGGTCTGGTCGCGCCAGGGGTCTCGAGGTCACGGTCGTGGCATCCCGGTTTGCACCTGCGGTCAAGCTCGATCGCATCCGCGCACTGGGCGCGAGATTGGAGTTAGTGGACGGCGATAACGAGATGGCCCGTGCCCGGGCGGCAGCCATCGCGCGGCATGACGGCATCGGGCTGCTCGATGACAGCTTGGACATCGAAACCTGTGAAGGCGCGGCGACCATTGGCCTGGAACTGGTGGAGGCCGTGTCGCCGTTCGACGCTGTGCTGATCGCTCTCGGGGGAGGAGCGCTGGCTACCGGTATCGGGCATGTGATGAAGGCCCTCGCGCCCGACGTCGAGGTGATCTGTGTTCAGCCGGCCGGCGCACCGGCGATGACACGCTCATGGCGTCAGCGGCACGTTGTCACTACCGACTCGACTGACACCATCGCAGACGCTGTCGCCGGCCGGTGTCCAATTCCGGAGGTCCTCAACGACCTCCTCCTGGTCGGCGACGACGCCGTCTTGGTCCAGGAAGCATCGATCATCGCCGCTATGCGGGTACTTCTGGAGGACGCTGGCCTCGTCGTCGAACCGGCGGCCGCGCTGGGCATCGCCGCCATCCTCGAAGACCGCGACCGCTTCGCGGGCCGACATGTGGTGACCATCGTCTGCGGCAGCAACGTCGACATGGACGCCTACTGCCGCTGGGTCGATGCGGCTGCCATCCACAGGCCTTGA